From the genome of Bradyrhizobium elkanii USDA 76, one region includes:
- the hisH gene encoding imidazole glycerol phosphate synthase subunit HisH: MTVAIIDYGSGNLHSAAKAFERAARSMEDTQAIKVTRDPDAVYRADRIVLPGVGAFADCRRGVDAVDGMLEALTEAVRVKARPFFGICVGMQLMATRGKEHVITEGFNWIGGDVEKIEPRDESLKVPHMGWNTLDMVREHPVLERLPLGPKGRHAYFVHSYHLNAANEADVLARADYGGPVTAIVGKDTAIGTQFHPEKSQRFGLALIANFLKWKP; encoded by the coding sequence ATGACCGTTGCAATCATCGATTACGGCTCCGGCAATCTGCATTCGGCGGCCAAGGCCTTCGAGCGCGCCGCGCGCAGCATGGAGGATACACAAGCCATCAAGGTGACGCGCGATCCCGATGCGGTGTATCGCGCCGATCGGATCGTGTTGCCCGGCGTCGGCGCGTTTGCCGATTGCCGCCGCGGCGTCGACGCGGTCGACGGCATGCTGGAAGCGCTCACCGAGGCGGTGCGGGTCAAGGCGCGGCCGTTCTTCGGCATCTGCGTCGGCATGCAGCTGATGGCGACGCGCGGCAAGGAGCACGTGATCACCGAGGGCTTCAACTGGATCGGCGGCGATGTCGAGAAGATCGAGCCGCGCGACGAGAGCCTGAAGGTCCCGCATATGGGCTGGAACACGCTCGACATGGTGCGCGAGCATCCGGTGCTGGAGCGGCTGCCGCTCGGGCCGAAGGGACGTCACGCCTATTTCGTGCACTCCTATCACCTCAACGCCGCCAATGAGGCGGACGTGCTGGCGCGCGCCGATTATGGCGGGCCGGTGACCGCGATCGTCGGCAAGGACACCGCGATCGGCACCCAGTTTCACCCCGAGAAGAGCCAGCGCTTCGGCCTCGCTTTGATCGCCAATTTCTTGAAGTGGAAGCCGTGA
- the coaA gene encoding type I pantothenate kinase, whose amino-acid sequence MDIRAPDQQYNPYRIFTRQQWSHLRDDTPMTLEPGEFDRLRSMHDRLDLQEVEDIYLPLSRLLSIYVDATQRLYYSQRQFLNIRDRKMPYIVGVAGSVAVGKSTTARVLQALLARWSPRPKVDLITTDGFLFPNAVLERQGIMQKKGFPESYDLPTLLSFLSDIKAGRRRVRAPVYSHLTYDIVPNKWVEIDQPDILIVEGVNVLQTGRLPRDGKAVPFVSDFFDFSVYIDADEAVLREWYIKRFLALRDTAFTDPRSYFHRYAPLSDEEATATAIAIWERTNLANLEDNILPTRPRATLILKKGADHVVQSVALRRL is encoded by the coding sequence ATGGACATCCGGGCACCAGATCAACAGTACAACCCCTACCGCATCTTCACGCGCCAGCAATGGTCGCATCTGCGTGACGATACGCCGATGACGCTCGAGCCGGGCGAGTTCGACCGCCTGCGTTCGATGCACGACCGCCTCGATTTGCAGGAGGTCGAGGACATCTACCTGCCGCTGTCGCGGCTGCTCTCGATCTATGTCGATGCGACCCAGCGGCTGTATTACTCGCAGCGCCAGTTCCTCAACATCCGCGACCGCAAGATGCCCTACATCGTCGGCGTCGCCGGATCCGTCGCGGTCGGCAAGTCGACCACGGCACGCGTGCTGCAGGCGCTGCTGGCGCGCTGGTCGCCGCGGCCGAAGGTCGACCTGATCACGACCGACGGTTTCCTGTTTCCGAATGCGGTGCTCGAGCGGCAAGGCATCATGCAGAAGAAGGGCTTCCCGGAGAGCTACGACCTGCCGACGCTGCTGTCGTTCCTCAGCGACATCAAGGCGGGGCGGCGCCGCGTGCGCGCGCCGGTCTATTCGCATCTGACCTACGACATCGTGCCGAACAAATGGGTCGAGATCGACCAGCCCGACATCCTGATCGTCGAGGGCGTCAACGTGCTGCAGACCGGGCGGCTGCCGCGTGACGGCAAGGCGGTGCCGTTCGTTTCCGACTTCTTCGACTTCTCGGTCTATATCGACGCCGACGAGGCCGTGCTGAGGGAGTGGTACATCAAGCGCTTCCTGGCGCTGCGCGACACCGCGTTCACCGATCCAAGGTCCTACTTCCACCGCTATGCGCCGCTGTCGGACGAGGAAGCCACGGCGACTGCGATCGCGATCTGGGAACGCACCAACCTCGCCAATCTCGAGGACAACATCCTGCCGACCCGCCCGCGCGCGACGCTGATCCTCAAGAAGGGTGCCGATCACGTGGTGCAGTCGGTCGCGCTGCGCCGGCTGTAG
- the hisA gene encoding 1-(5-phosphoribosyl)-5-[(5-phosphoribosylamino)methylideneamino]imidazole-4-carboxamide isomerase has product MILFPAIDLKNGQCVRLEQGDMARATVFNLDPAAQAASFAAQGFEYLHVVDLDGAFAGKPMNAHAVEAMLKAVTMPVQLGGGIRDLKTIEAWLDKGITRVIIGTAAVRDPELVKGAAKTFPGRVAVGLDARDGKVAVEGWAETSHVTALEIAQRFEDAGVAAIIFTDIARDGLLKGLNLDATIALADRISIPVIASGGFASIDDVKALLQPRAKKLAGAIVGRALYDGRLDPAAALQLIRGA; this is encoded by the coding sequence GTGATTCTCTTTCCAGCGATTGATCTGAAGAACGGCCAGTGCGTGCGCCTGGAGCAGGGCGACATGGCGCGCGCCACCGTGTTCAATCTCGATCCGGCGGCGCAGGCGGCGAGCTTCGCCGCGCAGGGCTTCGAATATCTCCACGTCGTCGATCTCGACGGCGCCTTCGCCGGCAAGCCGATGAATGCGCATGCGGTGGAGGCGATGCTGAAGGCCGTCACCATGCCGGTGCAGCTCGGCGGCGGCATCCGCGACCTCAAGACCATCGAAGCCTGGCTCGACAAGGGCATCACGCGCGTCATCATCGGTACCGCCGCAGTGCGCGATCCCGAGCTGGTGAAGGGCGCGGCGAAGACATTCCCGGGTCGCGTGGCCGTGGGCCTCGATGCGCGCGACGGCAAGGTCGCGGTCGAAGGCTGGGCCGAGACCTCGCATGTGACCGCGCTCGAGATCGCACAGCGCTTCGAGGATGCCGGCGTCGCCGCGATCATCTTCACCGACATCGCCCGCGACGGCTTGCTCAAGGGCCTCAACCTCGACGCGACCATTGCGCTTGCCGACCGCATCTCGATTCCGGTGATCGCCTCCGGCGGCTTCGCCTCGATCGACGACGTCAAGGCGCTGCTGCAGCCGCGTGCCAAAAAGCTCGCCGGCGCGATCGTCGGCCGCGCGCTGTATGACGGACGGCTCGATCCGGCCGCTGCCCTTCAGCTGATCCGCGGCGCGTAG
- a CDS encoding phosphoribosyl-ATP diphosphatase: protein MSRFTVHDLAATIDARAAMGGEASYTRKLLDKGAEHCAKKLGEEAVETVIAAVENDRDHLIAESADLVFHLLVLLKSRGVKLEDVEAALEKRTSMSGLEEKASRKRD, encoded by the coding sequence ATGTCGCGTTTCACGGTCCACGATCTGGCCGCCACCATCGACGCCCGCGCTGCAATGGGCGGCGAGGCGTCCTACACCCGTAAGCTGCTCGACAAGGGCGCGGAGCATTGCGCCAAGAAATTGGGCGAGGAAGCGGTCGAGACCGTGATCGCCGCGGTCGAGAATGACCGCGATCACCTCATCGCGGAAAGTGCCGATCTCGTGTTTCACCTGCTGGTTCTGTTGAAATCACGCGGCGTGAAGCTGGAGGATGTCGAGGCCGCGCTGGAGAAGCGCACCTCGATGTCGGGACTGGAAGAGAAGGCGTCGCGCAAGCGCGACTAG
- the hslV gene encoding ATP-dependent protease subunit HslV, translating into MQASPNELPVWHGTTICTVRKGGKVVIGGDGQVSIGQTVIKANAKKVRRIGKGDVIGGFAGATADAFTLFERLESKLEQYPGQLTRAAVELAKDWRTDRYLRRLEAMMIVADKDVSLVLTGTGDVLEPDSGVMAIGSGGNYALAAARALVDTDKDAETIVRRALDIAADICVYTNRNVTIETIGG; encoded by the coding sequence ATGCAAGCATCCCCAAATGAGCTGCCGGTCTGGCATGGCACCACGATCTGTACGGTCCGCAAGGGCGGCAAGGTGGTGATCGGCGGCGACGGGCAGGTCTCGATCGGCCAGACCGTGATCAAGGCCAATGCCAAAAAGGTCCGCCGGATCGGCAAGGGCGACGTGATCGGCGGCTTTGCCGGCGCCACCGCCGACGCCTTCACCCTGTTCGAGCGGCTGGAAAGCAAGCTGGAGCAATATCCGGGGCAGCTGACCCGGGCGGCCGTCGAGCTCGCCAAGGACTGGCGGACCGACCGCTACCTGCGGCGGCTGGAGGCCATGATGATCGTGGCCGACAAGGACGTTTCCCTGGTGCTGACCGGCACCGGCGACGTGCTGGAGCCCGACTCCGGGGTCATGGCGATCGGTTCCGGCGGCAATTACGCTCTCGCCGCGGCCCGCGCGCTGGTCGATACCGACAAGGACGCCGAGACCATCGTCCGCCGCGCGCTGGATATCGCCGCCGATATCTGCGTCTACACCAACCGGAACGTGACGATCGAGACGATCGGCGGCTGA
- a CDS encoding DDE-type integrase/transposase/recombinase, with protein MNKLPIETRAQILQMLCEGSSMRSISRVADVSLNTVTKLLVDAGLACSAFHDATVRNVSSQRVQCDEIWSFAYAKQKNVPSAKAAPIGSGDVWTWTAIDADTKLILSWLVGDRDAHAANMFIDDLKGRLANRVQLTTDGHRPYLVAISNAFGPDGIDYGILQKLYGKEPEGQKRYSPAKLIGVDRDLVLGSPDIKHVSTSFVERQNLTMRMSMRRFTRLTNAFSKKVENHYHALALYFVWYNFIKQHKTLRMTPAMAAGLVSSPMEMADIVTLIDKREGAPKKRGPYKKRLEGANLS; from the coding sequence ATGAATAAATTGCCCATTGAGACGCGCGCTCAAATCCTCCAGATGCTCTGCGAGGGTTCTTCCATGCGCTCCATCTCGCGGGTGGCTGACGTTTCCCTGAACACCGTGACCAAGCTGCTGGTGGACGCGGGTCTCGCGTGCAGCGCCTTCCATGACGCGACCGTCCGCAACGTCAGTTCACAGCGCGTCCAGTGCGATGAAATCTGGAGTTTCGCCTACGCTAAGCAGAAGAACGTCCCAAGCGCGAAGGCAGCGCCTATCGGCTCCGGCGACGTTTGGACGTGGACGGCAATTGACGCGGATACCAAGTTGATCTTGTCGTGGCTTGTCGGTGATCGCGACGCGCACGCCGCAAATATGTTCATCGATGACCTAAAAGGTCGGCTAGCTAATCGCGTTCAACTCACCACTGACGGGCACCGCCCGTACCTTGTAGCCATTAGTAATGCATTCGGCCCGGATGGGATCGACTACGGAATTCTGCAAAAGCTATATGGCAAAGAACCGGAAGGCCAGAAGCGCTACAGCCCGGCAAAGCTGATCGGCGTTGACCGCGATCTGGTTCTCGGTTCGCCTGACATCAAGCATGTCTCCACGTCATTCGTGGAACGTCAGAACCTCACCATGCGCATGTCAATGCGCCGCTTCACGCGCCTGACGAACGCCTTCTCTAAGAAGGTCGAGAACCACTATCACGCGCTGGCGCTATATTTCGTTTGGTATAACTTCATTAAGCAGCACAAGACGCTGCGCATGACGCCAGCGATGGCGGCTGGGTTGGTTTCCTCGCCCATGGAAATGGCCGATATCGTGACGCTGATCGACAAGCGGGAAGGAGCGCCGAAGAAGCGCGGACCGTATAAGAAGCGTCTCGAAGGCGCAAATCTCAGCTAA
- a CDS encoding DUF6894 family protein, which translates to MPRYYFDLKDGSGTAVDEEGIDLRDVDAAQSEAAQSLGAMARDAAITTKGRGTDQMEIEVRDEDGPVMTVRFYFEISRKKVS; encoded by the coding sequence ATGCCGCGGTATTACTTCGACCTAAAGGACGGCAGCGGCACCGCCGTCGATGAGGAAGGCATAGACCTTCGGGATGTGGATGCCGCGCAGAGCGAGGCGGCGCAGTCGCTTGGCGCGATGGCTCGGGATGCGGCCATCACCACTAAAGGCAGAGGGACTGACCAAATGGAGATCGAGGTACGGGACGAAGACGGTCCCGTTATGACGGTTCGTTTTTACTTCGAGATCAGCCGCAAGAAAGTGAGCTAA
- a CDS encoding PAS domain-containing hybrid sensor histidine kinase/response regulator, with product MGRFFRIKLRLRRFVRRHSWVATIVRSFTIFSVAFGSAFGFISGALSQQSGYDPNAFAIGVSFLFALACLWIVTLGIRLRLMRKRLRTIAMHNEAMADRNWELQEAEQRASTLFEAQDDLIVLRDLDGLITYANDAYCELAQRPRSELIGSTATLKVLEQGDTALESNGTRVYDQKIEGPLGPRWIAWREGLVRNDAGAPAEMQSVGRDVTDRTESEHALAEARDQADAANRAKSRFLAMASHEIRTPLNGIIGMSGLLMDTQLTPEQMTYVKAVKTSGDALLALIEELLDYSKIEAGKIDLEHRAFALSGLIEDITELLAPRAQTKGIEIAAYVDERLPTQVTGDAARLRQVLLNLAGNAIKFTATGGVALIVEPGIWPNEISFLVRDTGIGIAPEAQQRIFREFEQADDRIARSYGGTGLGLSISDRIVKRMGGRITLASTPGAGSTFEVSIPLVAADTGEASGFAAPDLTGQSIMLVAPHSIEVSLISRRLQRWGAQTCIVSDANVAEALLPERSWQAVLIDHTLGTPAMEAFAEAARLHATHRIVMFTPATRLDLSASESAMFTGYLVKPLRASSLAARLTASPEIAAPSLAIEAAAGSVPTAPASALPDKGLSILVAEDNEINALLMRSLLTRLGHNVVITTNGEQAMESWLSATSAGTPYDLVLMDIQMPRLNGIETTKQIRAHEAAHSVRRTPILALTANTLMEDRYACFEAGMDGFLIKPLDREKLEEALAGLAAARHIAA from the coding sequence ATGGGGCGTTTCTTCCGGATCAAGTTGCGCCTTCGCCGCTTCGTCCGGCGCCATTCCTGGGTCGCGACGATCGTCCGTTCGTTCACGATCTTCTCCGTCGCATTCGGCAGCGCCTTCGGATTCATTTCGGGCGCGCTCTCGCAACAGAGCGGCTACGATCCCAATGCATTCGCGATCGGGGTCAGCTTCCTGTTCGCGCTCGCCTGCCTTTGGATCGTGACGCTCGGCATCCGCCTGCGGCTGATGCGCAAGCGGCTGCGCACCATCGCCATGCACAATGAAGCGATGGCCGACCGCAACTGGGAACTGCAGGAGGCCGAGCAGCGCGCCTCGACCCTGTTCGAGGCGCAGGACGATCTGATCGTGCTGCGCGACCTCGACGGGCTCATCACCTATGCCAACGACGCCTATTGCGAGCTGGCGCAGAGGCCCCGCAGCGAATTGATCGGCAGCACCGCAACGCTGAAGGTGCTCGAGCAAGGCGACACCGCGCTCGAATCCAACGGCACGCGGGTCTACGACCAGAAGATCGAGGGACCGCTCGGGCCGCGCTGGATCGCCTGGCGTGAAGGCCTCGTGCGCAACGATGCCGGCGCGCCGGCGGAGATGCAGAGCGTCGGCCGCGACGTCACCGACCGCACCGAGAGCGAGCACGCGCTCGCCGAAGCGCGCGATCAGGCCGACGCCGCCAACCGCGCCAAGTCGCGCTTCCTCGCGATGGCGAGCCACGAGATCCGCACTCCGCTGAACGGCATCATCGGCATGAGCGGATTGCTGATGGATACGCAGCTGACGCCGGAGCAGATGACCTACGTCAAGGCGGTCAAGACATCGGGCGACGCGCTGCTCGCGCTGATCGAGGAGCTGCTCGATTACTCCAAGATCGAAGCCGGCAAGATCGATCTCGAACATCGTGCCTTCGCGCTGTCCGGCCTGATCGAGGACATCACCGAGCTGCTGGCGCCGCGCGCGCAGACCAAGGGCATCGAGATCGCCGCCTATGTCGACGAACGGCTGCCGACGCAGGTGACCGGCGACGCCGCGCGGCTGCGTCAGGTGCTGCTCAACCTCGCCGGCAACGCCATCAAGTTCACCGCGACCGGTGGCGTGGCGCTGATCGTCGAGCCCGGCATCTGGCCGAACGAGATCAGCTTCCTGGTCCGCGACACCGGGATCGGCATCGCGCCGGAAGCGCAGCAGCGTATCTTCCGGGAGTTCGAGCAGGCCGACGACCGGATCGCGCGCAGCTATGGCGGCACCGGCCTCGGCCTCTCGATCAGCGACCGCATCGTCAAGCGGATGGGCGGCCGCATCACGCTCGCAAGCACGCCGGGCGCAGGCTCGACCTTCGAGGTGTCGATCCCGCTCGTCGCCGCCGATACCGGCGAGGCCAGCGGCTTCGCCGCGCCCGACTTGACCGGACAATCGATCATGCTGGTCGCGCCGCACAGCATCGAGGTCTCGCTGATCTCGCGGCGGTTGCAGCGCTGGGGCGCGCAGACCTGCATCGTGTCGGATGCCAACGTCGCCGAGGCATTGCTGCCGGAGCGGAGCTGGCAGGCGGTGCTGATCGACCACACGCTCGGCACCCCGGCGATGGAGGCGTTTGCCGAAGCCGCCCGCCTCCACGCGACCCATCGCATCGTGATGTTCACGCCGGCGACGCGGCTGGATCTTTCGGCCTCCGAGTCGGCCATGTTCACCGGTTACCTGGTGAAGCCATTGCGCGCGTCGTCGCTCGCCGCACGCCTGACCGCATCGCCGGAAATTGCTGCGCCGAGCCTCGCGATCGAGGCGGCCGCCGGGTCCGTGCCCACCGCGCCCGCTTCCGCGCTGCCGGACAAGGGGCTCTCGATCCTGGTCGCCGAGGACAATGAGATCAACGCGCTGTTGATGCGCTCGCTGCTCACCCGGCTCGGCCACAACGTGGTCATCACCACCAATGGCGAGCAGGCGATGGAGTCCTGGCTGTCGGCGACCTCTGCCGGCACGCCCTACGATCTCGTGCTGATGGACATCCAGATGCCGCGCCTCAACGGCATCGAAACCACCAAGCAGATCCGCGCCCATGAGGCGGCGCACTCCGTCCGCCGGACCCCGATCCTGGCACTGACGGCAAATACGCTGATGGAAGACCGCTACGCCTGCTTCGAAGCCGGCATGGACGGTTTCCTGATCAAGCCGCTCGACCGCGAGAAGCTGGAAGAAGCGCTCGCGGGCCTCGCCGCCGCGCGGCATATCGCGGCGTAG
- the hisB gene encoding imidazoleglycerol-phosphate dehydratase HisB, with translation MRTATIKRKTKETDIEVTVNLDGAGVSTVSTGIGFFDHMLDLLARHSRIDITVKADGDLHVDYHHTTEDVGIALGQAVKQALGNMAGITRYASIHMPMDETLSRVVIDISGRPVLVFKAEFPRDKIGEFDTELVREWFNAFAMNAGVTLHVETLYGENSHHIAESCFKGLARALRTAIAIDPRAQGEVPSTKGQLGG, from the coding sequence ATGCGCACCGCAACCATCAAGCGCAAGACCAAGGAGACCGACATCGAGGTGACGGTCAACCTCGACGGAGCAGGCGTATCCACGGTTTCGACCGGGATCGGCTTCTTCGATCATATGCTCGACCTCCTGGCCCGGCATTCGCGCATCGACATCACGGTGAAGGCGGATGGCGATCTCCATGTCGATTACCACCACACCACCGAAGACGTCGGGATCGCGCTCGGACAGGCCGTGAAGCAGGCGCTCGGCAACATGGCCGGCATCACCCGCTACGCCTCGATCCACATGCCGATGGACGAGACGCTGTCGCGCGTCGTGATCGACATTTCCGGCCGCCCGGTGCTGGTGTTCAAGGCCGAATTCCCGCGCGACAAGATCGGTGAGTTCGACACTGAGCTGGTGCGCGAGTGGTTCAACGCCTTCGCGATGAACGCCGGCGTGACTCTGCACGTCGAGACCCTATATGGCGAGAACAGCCATCATATCGCCGAATCCTGTTTCAAGGGTCTGGCGAGGGCGCTGCGGACGGCAATTGCGATCGATCCGCGCGCCCAGGGCGAAGTGCCCTCGACCAAGGGTCAGCTCGGCGGCTGA
- a CDS encoding DUF2628 domain-containing protein → MPVYTVHAPVANGADLAAADKFVFVRDGFHFWAAVAGVIWLAWHRLWLALIGWLVLTFAIDYALTKLGVGRSAIFFVDLVLMVLLGLEAASLQRWTLSRRRWRQIDIVVGDDAEAAERRFFARWTARHRGAVNDQRSVDRGGPPPTRDVPGQSFSKPPMMPQGGIIGLFPEPGGSR, encoded by the coding sequence ATGCCGGTCTATACAGTGCATGCCCCCGTGGCCAACGGCGCCGATCTCGCGGCGGCCGACAAGTTCGTCTTCGTGCGCGACGGTTTCCATTTCTGGGCCGCGGTTGCGGGCGTAATCTGGCTGGCCTGGCATCGGCTCTGGCTGGCACTGATCGGCTGGCTCGTTCTTACTTTCGCGATCGATTACGCGCTGACCAAGCTTGGCGTCGGCCGCAGCGCGATCTTCTTCGTCGACCTGGTGCTGATGGTGTTGCTCGGGCTCGAAGCGGCGAGCTTGCAACGCTGGACGCTGTCGCGGCGCAGGTGGCGCCAGATCGACATCGTCGTGGGCGACGATGCAGAGGCCGCCGAGCGCCGCTTCTTCGCGCGCTGGACCGCGCGGCATCGCGGCGCCGTCAATGATCAGCGGTCGGTCGATCGCGGCGGGCCGCCGCCAACCCGAGACGTTCCGGGTCAGTCATTCTCAAAACCCCCAATGATGCCGCAGGGCGGCATCATCGGATTGTTTCCAGAGCCAGGAGGATCGCGATGA
- the hisF gene encoding imidazole glycerol phosphate synthase subunit HisF: protein MFKVRVIPCLDVKDGRVVKGVNFVDLRDAGDPVEAAIAYDAAGADELTFLDITATHENRGIMLDVVRRTAEACFMPLTVGGGVRTVDDIKTLLRSGADKVSINSAAVSRREFVKEAAEKYGEQCIVVAIDAKRVKRAGGSDRWEIFTHGGRNATGIDAIEYAQEVVALGAGEILLTSMDRDGTRQGFDLPLTRAIADSVPVPVIASGGVGNLDHLIDGVREGHATGVLAASIFHFGEFTIRQAKDHMVRAGLPMRLDP from the coding sequence ATGTTCAAGGTTCGCGTGATCCCCTGCCTCGACGTCAAGGACGGCCGCGTGGTCAAGGGCGTCAACTTCGTCGATCTGCGCGACGCCGGCGACCCGGTCGAGGCCGCGATCGCCTATGACGCCGCCGGCGCCGACGAGCTCACCTTCCTCGACATCACCGCCACCCATGAAAACCGCGGCATCATGCTGGACGTGGTGCGGCGGACGGCGGAAGCCTGCTTCATGCCGCTGACCGTGGGCGGCGGCGTCCGCACCGTCGACGACATCAAGACCCTGCTGCGCTCCGGCGCCGACAAGGTCTCGATCAATTCGGCGGCCGTCAGCCGGCGCGAATTCGTCAAGGAAGCGGCCGAGAAATACGGCGAGCAATGCATCGTGGTCGCGATCGACGCCAAGCGGGTCAAGCGCGCCGGCGGCTCGGACCGCTGGGAGATTTTCACCCATGGTGGACGCAATGCCACCGGGATCGACGCCATCGAATATGCCCAGGAGGTCGTCGCGCTCGGCGCCGGCGAAATCCTGCTGACCTCGATGGACCGGGACGGCACCAGGCAGGGCTTTGACCTGCCGCTGACCCGGGCGATCGCGGACAGTGTCCCCGTACCGGTCATCGCGTCCGGTGGTGTCGGCAATCTCGATCACCTGATCGACGGCGTCCGCGAGGGTCACGCCACCGGCGTGCTGGCCGCGTCGATCTTCCACTTCGGGGAATTTACCATCCGTCAGGCCAAGGATCACATGGTGCGCGCCGGCCTGCCGATGCGGCTCGATCCCTAG
- a CDS encoding YifB family Mg chelatase-like AAA ATPase, which produces MVQRVSTVAFEGIEARAVDVQVQVAPGLPAFAIVGLPDKAVSEARERVRSALIASGLALPARRITVNLAPADLPKEGSHYDLPIALGLMAAIGAIPPDALNGFTVLGELGLDGSIAAVAGVLPAAIGANSRDEGLICPAACGSEAAWASPDVQIIAAHSLIQIANHFKGTQVLSRPQPKVHEREETLLDLRDIKGQESAKRALEIAAAGGHHLLMMGSPGAGKSMLAARLPSILPPLSPSELLEVSMIASVAGEIRDGALTARRPFRSPHHSASMAALTGGGTRAKPGEISLAHQGVLFLDELPEFDPRVLDSLRQPLENGEVSVSRANHRVTYPARFMLVAAMNPCRCGHAYEPGYSCKRGRLDRCTADYQMRISGPLMDRIDLRIEVPAVTAADLILPPPAEGSAEVAARVAAARDIQLARYAAAGMPHVRTNAEAPSSLLETIAQPDAHGQKLLREAADNMHLTARGYHRVLRVARTLADLDGAETIGRLHLAEALSYRALADDLRRAA; this is translated from the coding sequence ATGGTTCAGCGCGTTTCCACCGTCGCATTCGAGGGGATCGAGGCCCGCGCGGTCGACGTGCAGGTGCAGGTCGCGCCGGGATTGCCGGCATTCGCGATCGTCGGCCTGCCCGACAAGGCGGTGTCGGAAGCCCGCGAACGGGTGCGTTCGGCGCTGATCGCCTCCGGCCTCGCGCTTCCTGCCCGCCGCATCACCGTCAACCTCGCACCCGCCGACCTGCCCAAGGAGGGCAGCCATTACGACCTGCCGATCGCGCTCGGCCTGATGGCGGCGATCGGCGCGATCCCGCCGGATGCGCTGAACGGCTTCACCGTGCTCGGCGAGCTCGGGCTCGACGGCTCGATCGCAGCCGTTGCGGGCGTGCTGCCCGCGGCAATCGGCGCCAATTCGCGCGACGAGGGATTGATCTGCCCGGCCGCCTGCGGCTCGGAAGCCGCCTGGGCCAGTCCGGACGTCCAGATCATCGCGGCGCACTCGCTGATCCAGATCGCCAACCACTTCAAGGGCACGCAGGTGCTGTCGCGGCCGCAGCCGAAGGTGCATGAGCGCGAGGAAACGCTTTTGGACCTGCGCGACATCAAGGGCCAGGAGAGCGCGAAACGCGCGCTCGAGATCGCCGCTGCCGGCGGCCATCATCTGCTGATGATGGGCTCGCCCGGCGCCGGCAAATCGATGCTGGCGGCGCGACTGCCCTCGATCCTGCCGCCGCTGTCGCCGTCGGAGCTGCTCGAAGTCTCGATGATCGCCTCGGTTGCCGGCGAGATCCGCGACGGCGCCTTGACCGCGCGGCGCCCGTTCCGCAGCCCGCATCATTCCGCCAGCATGGCCGCGCTGACCGGCGGCGGCACGCGCGCCAAGCCGGGCGAGATCTCGCTCGCGCATCAGGGCGTGCTATTCCTCGACGAATTGCCGGAGTTCGATCCGCGCGTGCTGGATTCGCTGCGCCAGCCGCTGGAGAACGGCGAGGTTTCGGTGAGCCGGGCCAACCACCGCGTCACCTATCCGGCGCGCTTCATGCTGGTTGCGGCCATGAACCCGTGCCGCTGCGGCCATGCCTATGAGCCCGGCTATTCCTGCAAGCGCGGCCGGCTCGACCGCTGCACCGCCGACTACCAGATGCGGATCTCCGGCCCGCTGATGGATCGCATCGACCTGCGGATCGAGGTGCCCGCCGTGACCGCGGCCGATCTGATCCTGCCGCCGCCGGCGGAGGGATCGGCCGAGGTTGCCGCCCGCGTCGCGGCCGCGCGCGACATCCAGCTCGCGCGCTATGCGGCTGCCGGCATGCCGCATGTCCGCACCAATGCGGAAGCGCCGAGTTCGCTGCTCGAGACCATCGCGCAGCCCGACGCGCACGGGCAGAAGCTGCTGCGCGAGGCCGCCGACAACATGCACCTCACCGCGCGCGGCTATCACCGCGTGCTGCGGGTGGCGCGCACGCTTGCCGATCTCGACGGCGCCGAGACGATCGGCCGGCTGCACCTCGCCGAAGCGTTGTCCTATCGTGCATTGGCCGACGATTTGCGCCGCGCCGCCTGA